A single region of the Triticum dicoccoides isolate Atlit2015 ecotype Zavitan chromosome 2B, WEW_v2.0, whole genome shotgun sequence genome encodes:
- the LOC119366302 gene encoding auxin response factor 12: MSSSSGASLGGQPPPPPPAAPPEEEKKNLNSELWHACAGPLVCLPTLGTRVVYFPQGHSEQVAASTNKEVEGHIPNYPNLPPQLICQLHDVTMHADVETDEVYAQMTLQPLNPQEQNDAYLPAEMGIMSKQPTNYFCKTLTASDTSTHGGFSVPRRAAERVFPPLDFTQQPPAQELIARDIHDVEWKFRHIFRGQPKRHLLTTGWSVFVSAKRLVAGDSVLFIWNEKNQLWLGIRRANRTQTVMPSSVLSSDSMHIGLLAAAAHAASTNSRFTIFYNPRACPSEFVIPLSKYIKAVFHTRISVGMRFRMLFETEESSVRRYMGTITEVSDADPVRWASSYWRSVKVGWDESTAGERPPRVSLWEIEPLTTFPMYPSLFPLRVKHPWYSGVAGLQDDSNALMWLRGVAGDGGYQSMNFQSPGIGSWGQQRLHPSLMSTEHDQYQAVVAAAAAASQSGGYMKQQFLNLQQPMQSPQEHCNLNPLLQQQILQQASQQQTVSADSQNIQTMLNSSAIQHQLQQLQQLQQVHQVQQAQQAHIDQKQKIQSDQTYHVPTSASLPSPTSLPSHLREKFGFSDPNANSSSFTTSSSSDNMLESNFLQGNSKAVDLSRFNQPVASDQQQQQQQQQQQAWKQKFMGSQSLSFGGSGLLNSPTSKDGSLESKIGSDVQNQSLFSPQVDSSSLLYNMVPNMTSNVADNNMSTIPSGSTYLQSPMYGCLDDSSGIFQNTGENDPTSRTFVKVYKSGSVGRSLDITRFSNYAELREELGQMYGIRGQLDDPDRSGWQLVFVDRENDVLLLGDDPWESFVNSVWYIKILSPEDVHKLGKQGNDPRYLS, from the exons ATGAGCTCCTCGTCCGGGGCCAGCCTCGgcggccagccgccgccgccgccgcccgccgcgccgccggAGGAAG AGAAGAAGAACCTCAACTCGGAGCTGTGGCACGCCTGCGCCGGCCCGCTCGTCTGCCTCCCCACCCTCGGCACGCGCGTCGTCTACTTCCCGCAGGGCCACAGCGAGCAG GTGGCGGCGTCGACGAACAAGGAGGTGGAGGGGCACATCCCCAACTACCCCAACCTGCCGCCGCAGCTCATCTGCCAGCTGCACGACGTCACAATGCAT GCCGATGTGGAGACCGACGAAGTGTACGCGCAGATGACGCTGCAGCCGCTGAACCCG CAAGAGCAGAACGACGCCTACCTGCCGGCGGAGATGGGGATCATGAGCAAGCAGCCGACCAACTACTTCTGCAAGACGCTGACGGCCAGCGACACCAGCACGCACGGCGGCTTCTCCGTGCCGCGCCGTGCCGCCGAGCGCGTCTTCCCCCCTCTG GATTTCACGCAGCAGCCTCCTGCTCAGGAGCTAATTGCGCGGGATATTCACGACGTCGAGTGGAAGTTCAGGCACATCTTCCGAG GCCAGCCCAAACGACACTTGCTAACTACTGGCTGGAGTGTGTTCGTTAGCGCCAAAAGACTAGTTGCTGGAGACTCAGTGCTCTTCATATG GAACGAGAAAAACCAGCTTTGGCTAGGAATCAGGCGTGCCAACCGGACACAGACTGTGATGCCTTCCTCTGTTCTTTCGAGTGACAGCATGCACATAGGTCTCCTTGCAGCTGCGGCTCATGCTGCTTCTACAAACAGCCGCTTCACAATTTTCTACAATCCGAG GGCATGTCCATCAGAGTTTGTCATACCACTCTCAAAGTACATCAAGGCTGTTTTTCACACCCGGATATCGGTCGGCATGCGGTTCAGGATGCTCTTTGAGACCGAGGAATCTAGTGTTCgcag GTATATGGGGACGATAACAGAAGTGAGTGATGCCGATCCAGTGCGTTGGGCTAGTTCCTACTGGAGATCGGTTAAG GTTGGTTGGGATGAATCAACTGCCGGGGAAAGGCCGCCTAGAGTTTCTTTATGGGAGATTGAACCATTGACAACCTTTCCTATGTATCCATCTTTGTTTCCACTGAGGGTTAAGCATCCCTGGTATTCTGGTGTAGCAGGCCTTCAAG ATGACAGCAATGCTTTGATGTGGCTGAGAGGAGTTGCTGGAGATGGAGGTTATCAGTCTATGAACTTTCAGTCACCTGGTATTGGCTCCTGGGGACAACAGAGGCTCCATCCTTCTTTGATGAGTACGGAGCATGATCAGTACCAAGCGGtagttgctgctgctgccgccgcctcccaGTCTGGTGGTTATATGAAACAACAATTCCTAAACCTTCAGCAGCCTATGCAGTCGCCTCAAGAACACTGCAACctcaacccgctgttgcagcaacaGATCTTGCAGCAAGCAAGCCAACAGCAAACTGTTAGTGCTGATAGTCAGAATATTCAGACAATGCTGAACTCAAGTGCTATCCAGCACCAACTTCAACAGCTCCAGCAACTGCAGCAGGTGCACCAGGTGCAGCAGGCGCAGCAGGCTCACATTGATCAGAAGCAGAAGATTCAATCAGATCAAACATATCATGTTCCTACTAGTGCGTCTCTCCCAAGTCCAACATCACTACCAAGCCATCTGCGTGAAAAATTTGGCTTCTCTGATCCTAATGCTAATTCGTCAAGCTTCACCACTTCTAGCAGCAGCGACAACATGCTGGAATCGAACTTCCTTCAGGGGAATTCGAAAGCTGTGGACTTGTCTAGATTCAATCAGCCAGTAGCTAgcgatcagcagcagcagcagcagcaacagcagcagcaggctTGGAAGCAGAAGTTTATGGGTTCACAGTCACTGTCTTTTGGGGGCTCGGGTTTGCTTAATTCACCCACAAGTAAAGATGGTTCTCTTGAGAGCAAAATTGGTTCTGATGTGCAAAATCAGTCCCTTTTTAGTCCTCAAGTTGATTCTTCCTCCCTACTGTACAACATGGTGCCTAACATGACTTCAAATGTTGCGGATAATAACATGTCTACGATTCCTTCTGGATCAACATATCTGCAAAGTCCCATGTATGGTTGTTTGGACGACTCTTCTGGTATATTTCAGAATACAGGAGAGAATGACCCAACAAGCAGAACATTCGTGAAG GTTTATAAGTCAGGATCAGTGGGGAGGTCCTTGGACATCACCCGGTTCTCCAATTATGCTGAACTTCGGGAAGAACTGGGTCAGATGTACGGCATTAGGGGTCAGTTGGATGACCCCGATAGATCAGGCTGGCAGCTTGTATTCGTCGACAGGGAGAATGATGTGCTTCTCCTTGGAGACGACCCTTGGGA GTCATTTGTCAATAGTGTATGGTACATCAAGATACTTTCACCAGAGGATGTGCACAAGTTGGGCAAGCAAGGAAATGATCCACGTTACCTTTCCTAA